A window of Ignicoccus hospitalis KIN4/I contains these coding sequences:
- a CDS encoding DUF460 domain-containing protein: protein MLVDCDGKVIIDKRVDIKKLIRILWEFRPKLIAVDNLTELGENQRELIKFLNLIPPETEVVQVTRVDGEFVDLRELLKVHGMRFTSEKLTPRETALALAFLALKGVGTKVKVFEEKTKIIVTKGRTPRAGGSSMNRFVRATRNAVIETVNEIKSTLEKEGLDYDLFIRKSDGSIDSATFIVYAPRKSLEGLVKPVSSSAVRVKVRPVVTRKFMFEDEEQRTKELLVVGIDPGIKTGLAILNVEGEVLFLGSFKNADRGELVSLINKFGLPIIIATDTSPPSHTAKKLAATLNAELYYPKNSLSVKEKERIAEEYRARGVNVEDSHQRDALAAAHKALNAIKGKIEKVENYLERIGLDVDRDRVRLSVLKEGRSIADVVEEEIGELIKEEGGEEDVYPTAQQPKRNDLEGGGLKSALKLAYLEAENVSLKLKIKELEATIEKLNLELNLIRRQIEDEVERKVSSIKESYSQLTRKVEELQRINEELSSLLEKAGEAALKVERGEAFVALYLDDITFTSKFPEHEIEELPTRAILANKVEALNEDFIEKILENNIMLFASEINEKTKKELEDRGIPVITASGEVYGRYAVLPIDLKDEWNERMEKLKSMRQMQVEDLEKLLQEYRASRWK, encoded by the coding sequence GTGTTAGTCGACTGCGACGGGAAAGTAATCATAGATAAGAGGGTTGACATTAAGAAGCTCATACGCATACTCTGGGAGTTCAGGCCGAAACTGATTGCCGTCGACAACTTAACGGAACTAGGTGAGAACCAGAGGGAATTGATCAAGTTCTTGAACTTGATTCCCCCAGAGACTGAAGTGGTACAAGTAACTCGGGTGGACGGGGAGTTCGTCGACCTAAGGGAACTCTTGAAGGTTCACGGAATGCGTTTCACCTCGGAGAAGCTCACGCCCCGGGAAACGGCGCTGGCACTGGCCTTTTTGGCTCTCAAGGGCGTAGGCACAAAGGTCAAAGTTTTCGAAGAGAAGACCAAGATCATTGTGACGAAGGGTCGAACTCCCAGAGCCGGCGGGAGCAGTATGAATCGCTTTGTAAGGGCCACTAGGAACGCGGTAATCGAGACAGTGAACGAAATAAAGTCAACCTTGGAAAAGGAGGGACTTGACTACGACCTCTTCATAAGGAAGAGTGACGGCTCTATAGATTCTGCAACCTTTATCGTCTACGCCCCGCGAAAGTCCCTAGAGGGGCTCGTTAAGCCGGTCAGCAGCAGCGCGGTGCGCGTAAAGGTTAGACCGGTCGTCACGCGCAAATTTATGTTCGAAGACGAAGAACAAAGGACAAAAGAGCTACTCGTCGTAGGCATTGACCCCGGCATAAAGACCGGACTGGCTATATTGAACGTAGAAGGCGAGGTCCTCTTCTTAGGCTCGTTCAAGAATGCAGATAGGGGCGAGCTAGTATCTCTGATAAACAAGTTCGGACTACCTATAATTATTGCTACTGATACTAGTCCCCCCTCCCACACCGCGAAGAAGCTCGCCGCGACGCTCAACGCGGAGTTATATTATCCTAAGAACTCCTTAAGCGTCAAGGAGAAGGAGAGGATAGCGGAGGAGTACCGGGCTAGAGGGGTCAACGTGGAGGACAGCCACCAAAGGGACGCGTTGGCGGCGGCGCACAAGGCCCTCAATGCGATAAAGGGTAAGATAGAAAAAGTAGAGAACTACTTGGAGAGAATAGGACTCGACGTCGATAGAGATAGAGTGCGCCTCAGCGTCTTGAAAGAAGGACGTTCGATAGCGGACGTGGTTGAAGAAGAGATAGGTGAACTTATAAAAGAAGAGGGGGGCGAAGAAGACGTCTACCCTACAGCTCAACAACCTAAGAGGAACGACCTCGAGGGCGGCGGCCTGAAGAGCGCCTTAAAACTAGCGTACCTAGAGGCCGAGAACGTTAGCCTAAAGCTAAAGATTAAGGAGTTAGAAGCTACAATTGAGAAGCTAAACTTGGAACTGAACCTAATTAGGAGACAGATAGAGGACGAAGTGGAGAGGAAGGTATCCTCGATAAAGGAGAGTTACTCCCAGCTGACGCGTAAGGTTGAGGAGCTCCAGAGGATTAACGAGGAACTGAGCTCGTTGTTGGAGAAGGCCGGGGAGGCGGCGTTAAAGGTCGAGAGAGGTGAGGCGTTCGTAGCCTTGTACTTGGACGACATTACTTTTACTTCCAAGTTCCCGGAACACGAAATAGAGGAGCTACCCACGAGGGCGATCTTAGCGAACAAGGTGGAAGCGCTAAACGAAGACTTCATAGAAAAGATATTAGAGAATAATATAATGTTATTTGCCTCTGAGATAAATGAGAAGACTAAGAAAGAATTAGAGGATAGGGGGATCCCCGTAATAACGGCGTCGGGCGAGGTCTACGGTAGGTATGCCGTCCTTCCCATTGACCTTAAAGACGAGTGGAACGAGAGAATGGAGAAACTGAAGTCTATGAGGCAGATGCAAGTAGAAGACCTCGAAAAACTCTTACAAGAGTATAGGGCCTCCCGTTGGAAGTGA
- a CDS encoding RIO1 family regulatory kinase/ATPase, with protein MNLKEIYAQLTEDDIKVLKAIERRLKTHEFVPVEILEKETKLPLHRLERSLYHLNKLKLLRRMSGSSLGYRLTILAYDVLAIHTLMKRGVLAEIGDKIGVGKESDVYLGIAPGGKRLAVKFHRVGRKSFRHVARNRPYKLEDSWLLQSKVSASREFAALKELYPRGAKVPKPVDKSRHVVVTELIEGAVELYTKPDIPDPLKALEDVLVTIEIAYKDVGIVHGDLSEYNIIVVPSTSEAFIIDWPQYVEKDSPLAERLLRRDVEYVVRFFKKVYGIPLDVDEVVRRLKELPSGSG; from the coding sequence TTGAACCTGAAGGAGATATATGCTCAACTGACAGAGGACGACATAAAGGTTCTCAAGGCAATTGAGAGGAGACTTAAGACGCATGAGTTCGTCCCGGTGGAGATCCTCGAGAAGGAGACCAAACTCCCCCTTCACAGGTTGGAGAGGAGTCTCTACCACCTCAACAAGCTCAAGCTCTTGAGGAGGATGAGCGGGAGCAGTTTGGGATACAGGCTCACCATTTTGGCCTACGACGTCTTGGCCATTCATACCCTCATGAAGAGGGGGGTCTTAGCCGAGATAGGCGACAAGATAGGGGTCGGGAAGGAGAGCGACGTATATCTCGGAATAGCCCCCGGCGGAAAGAGGCTTGCGGTTAAGTTTCACAGGGTCGGAAGGAAGAGCTTTAGGCACGTGGCAAGGAACAGGCCTTACAAATTGGAGGACAGTTGGCTCCTCCAGTCTAAGGTGTCGGCTAGCAGGGAGTTCGCGGCACTCAAAGAGTTATATCCTAGGGGCGCGAAGGTTCCCAAACCTGTTGATAAGAGTAGGCACGTAGTGGTCACCGAACTGATAGAGGGGGCCGTCGAACTTTACACCAAGCCCGACATCCCCGACCCTTTAAAGGCACTTGAGGACGTGCTGGTTACAATAGAAATCGCGTACAAAGACGTAGGTATAGTGCACGGCGACTTGAGCGAGTATAACATAATAGTAGTTCCCTCTACCTCTGAGGCCTTCATAATAGATTGGCCACAGTACGTAGAGAAAGATAGCCCGCTAGCTGAGAGGTTGTTGAGGAGGGACGTAGAGTACGTGGTAAGATTTTTTAAGAAAGTATACGGTATCCCCTTAGATGTTGATGAGGTGGTCAGAAGGCTCAAAGAATTGCCCAGTGGTAGCGGTTGA
- a CDS encoding helix-turn-helix domain-containing protein, which translates to MSLRKDLVRIVEKYKYIENGKVSDVVVRSNDDVFVVLGVENSAKVSKRKVGTLTMLAKGIGAKPLLVAKKSGDEELLEDVVYEKYGVAVVNLETFENILKGNKIYIRKKKSIFTVSIDSKRLKELCEEMGISMGELANYLGVSRKSVYDYIRGNKDVSVDTAIRLAELVGDEVLKPVNLEEFQGIELKVEPHTPLERELMEVTDSIHVPKGNVSVGGEARGVKFTAVVPHGDEELEWFAELSEIIDRMSVAVGYSDVPKTLENSKVKVTENLQQFLEALSGEPVEPEGDICSTDRGRHKGSQGN; encoded by the coding sequence ATGTCCCTCCGAAAGGATTTGGTTAGGATCGTGGAGAAGTATAAATACATAGAAAACGGAAAGGTGAGCGACGTAGTCGTGAGGTCCAACGACGACGTGTTCGTAGTACTGGGTGTGGAGAACAGCGCAAAGGTAAGCAAGAGAAAGGTAGGGACGCTGACGATGTTGGCGAAGGGTATAGGCGCGAAGCCCTTGCTGGTCGCCAAAAAGTCCGGAGACGAGGAGCTCTTAGAGGACGTCGTTTACGAGAAGTACGGAGTCGCGGTGGTGAATTTAGAGACGTTCGAAAACATACTGAAGGGGAACAAGATCTACATAAGGAAGAAAAAATCTATCTTCACGGTATCTATAGACAGCAAGAGGTTGAAGGAGTTATGTGAGGAGATGGGGATAAGCATGGGTGAGTTGGCCAACTACTTGGGGGTCAGTCGGAAGTCCGTGTACGACTACATAAGGGGTAACAAGGACGTGAGCGTAGACACCGCCATAAGACTAGCAGAGCTCGTAGGAGACGAGGTGTTAAAGCCCGTAAACCTTGAAGAGTTCCAAGGTATCGAGCTGAAGGTGGAGCCCCATACCCCGCTGGAGAGGGAGTTGATGGAGGTGACGGACTCAATTCACGTTCCAAAGGGAAACGTAAGCGTGGGGGGCGAGGCGAGAGGGGTGAAGTTCACCGCGGTAGTCCCGCACGGCGACGAGGAGCTCGAGTGGTTCGCCGAGTTAAGCGAGATCATCGATAGGATGTCCGTTGCTGTGGGTTACAGCGACGTCCCGAAGACTCTGGAGAACTCCAAGGTAAAGGTCACGGAAAACTTACAACAATTCCTAGAGGCGCTCTCCGGGGAGCCAGTTGAACCTGAAGGAGATATATGCTCAACTGACAGAGGACGACATAAAGGTTCTCAAGGCAATTGA
- a CDS encoding DUF61 family protein: protein MTDANGVVRNVIEEFRSINQSVPQERVLLKAAAEGRRLIKLRDGSEHLMDTDELNEMINLLPSWMKWVVRVPLLLAYEPLTGVVKVLGSEWDEKAVRRLVGIDKEEPLRLYHLERLITRFSSLVFIIFEVDVARLVGVGEDVPPKGFG from the coding sequence ATGACGGACGCGAACGGAGTAGTAAGAAACGTCATCGAGGAGTTCCGATCGATCAATCAGAGCGTGCCCCAAGAAAGGGTACTACTCAAGGCCGCTGCCGAAGGCAGGAGACTCATAAAGCTAAGGGACGGGAGCGAGCACTTAATGGATACAGACGAGCTCAACGAGATGATAAACTTATTACCCTCTTGGATGAAGTGGGTCGTGAGAGTACCTCTGCTACTGGCCTACGAGCCGCTCACGGGGGTCGTGAAGGTACTAGGTTCCGAATGGGATGAAAAGGCCGTGAGGAGGCTCGTAGGCATAGACAAGGAAGAACCCTTACGGTTATACCACTTGGAGAGGTTAATAACTCGATTCTCCAGCTTGGTTTTCATAATATTCGAGGTAGACGTGGCCCGCCTCGTGGGGGTCGGTGAAGATGTCCCTCCGAAAGGATTTGGTTAG